The Rhodothermus sp. genome includes a window with the following:
- the ccmA gene encoding heme ABC exporter ATP-binding protein CcmA: protein MNRLEVVALSKRFGFRRLFEGLSFTITAGQTLAVTGPNGAGKSTLLRILAGVLRPTTGEIRLQVDGRWIEAADRPFHVGLAAPYLQLYEGFTARENLAFLARARGLADGARRVAYWLERIGLQAFADEPVAIFSSGMRQRLRLAAALLADPPLWLLDEPRSNLDEAGRRLVEALLEEAREEGRLVVVATNDADEAAACMQQVDLRAFR from the coding sequence ATGAATCGTCTTGAAGTCGTAGCGCTCAGTAAACGTTTCGGGTTCCGCCGACTGTTCGAGGGGCTTTCGTTTACGATTACGGCCGGACAGACACTGGCCGTAACGGGCCCGAACGGCGCCGGCAAGTCGACGCTGCTTCGGATACTGGCAGGCGTGCTGCGTCCGACAACGGGTGAGATTCGGTTGCAGGTTGATGGCCGCTGGATTGAGGCGGCCGATCGCCCGTTTCATGTGGGGCTGGCGGCTCCTTACCTGCAGCTCTACGAGGGGTTTACGGCACGTGAAAATCTGGCTTTTCTGGCCCGTGCACGTGGATTGGCGGATGGTGCTCGACGAGTAGCGTACTGGTTGGAGCGGATCGGGCTGCAGGCGTTTGCCGATGAGCCCGTGGCCATTTTTTCGTCCGGGATGCGTCAGCGACTTCGACTGGCTGCTGCCCTGCTGGCTGATCCGCCACTCTGGTTGCTGGACGAACCGCGTTCGAATCTGGACGAGGCTGGCCGTCGCCTGGTTGAAGCGTTACTTGAAGAGGCCCGAGAAGAAGGCCGACTGGTTGTCGTAGCCACTAACGATGCCGACGAAGCAGCCGCTTGTATGCAGCAGGTAGATCTGCGGGCGTTTCGTTGA
- a CDS encoding ComF family protein: MSVLLDSYRGMLYRLGHALRSLVYPWYCLHCGARSTHPTLPLCTRCLRMLQRVPPGEALRRLHQLPEAIGCFRAAYSLWYESATGPFRPLHHALKYGNRPIYGRRLGRMIGETFRTEWLAIDVIVPVPLHRRRYLERGYNQSAWLARGIGDVLARPVAPELLMRIRPTRSQTHLGREARRANVARAFVAPYPKRVAGRHVLLVDDLLTTGATATWAAQALHSARAGSVTLVTLGLAA, from the coding sequence ATGTCTGTTTTACTGGATTCTTACAGGGGGATGCTGTATCGCCTGGGGCATGCCTTGCGATCGCTGGTATACCCCTGGTATTGTCTGCACTGCGGAGCTCGTTCGACACATCCCACACTGCCCCTTTGCACCCGTTGTCTGCGTATGCTCCAGCGCGTGCCACCTGGCGAAGCGCTACGCCGTCTGCATCAGCTTCCCGAAGCGATAGGCTGTTTCCGGGCCGCTTACAGCCTGTGGTACGAAAGCGCAACGGGCCCCTTCCGTCCCTTGCACCACGCCCTGAAGTACGGAAATCGGCCGATCTACGGCCGACGGCTGGGACGCATGATCGGCGAAACCTTTCGAACGGAATGGCTGGCGATTGACGTGATTGTACCCGTTCCCCTGCACCGCCGTCGTTATCTGGAGCGGGGTTACAACCAGAGTGCCTGGCTGGCCCGGGGCATCGGCGACGTGCTGGCACGTCCAGTGGCCCCTGAATTACTGATGCGGATACGGCCAACCAGGAGCCAGACCCACCTGGGACGGGAAGCCCGACGCGCCAATGTAGCTCGGGCCTTTGTGGCCCCTTATCCAAAGCGCGTGGCCGGACGCCATGTACTGCTCGTGGACGATCTGCTGACCACCGGGGCCACGGCAACCTGGGCTGCCCAGGCGCTTCACAGCGCCCGTGCTGGTAGCGTTACGCTGGTGACACTGGGGCTGGCTGCATGA
- a CDS encoding DUF3524 domain-containing protein gives MLNILALEPWYGGSHRNFLDGLIRHSRHRFHAVTMAPRYRRWRMHGGAVTMARKALQAWEEGFRPDVIFATNMVNLPAFLSLTRSRLAHVPVILYFHENALTYPLPEGKERDPAFGYINYLSCLAADRVLFNTRFHMEAFLEALPLLLRAFPDYTHLDAVQEIRAKASVLYPGIDLSAHDQYAGDRRPRYWGPGMPPPIILWNQRWEYDKAPEVFLRVMNRLDDAGHRFRLILAGERFEEQPYELDKAFERYADRILHYGYAEDFEEYSRLLHRADVIVSTARHEFFGVAVLEAIYCGCHPLLPNRLSYPELIPEPLHRPLLHAPTLYEDEEALYQLLAALLKGEERPLPPERLREVPAHLDWKQHVTAYDQLFESVAGVEPARSDASVVVSA, from the coding sequence ATGCTGAATATTCTGGCCCTGGAGCCCTGGTACGGAGGATCCCACCGAAATTTTCTGGACGGATTGATTCGCCATAGCCGGCATCGGTTTCATGCAGTGACGATGGCGCCACGCTATCGGCGCTGGCGCATGCATGGCGGCGCCGTTACCATGGCCCGTAAGGCGTTGCAGGCCTGGGAAGAAGGCTTCCGGCCTGATGTAATTTTTGCCACGAACATGGTCAACCTGCCTGCCTTTCTCTCACTGACGCGAAGCCGGCTGGCCCATGTACCTGTCATTCTGTATTTTCATGAGAATGCATTGACCTATCCGTTGCCGGAAGGCAAAGAACGGGATCCGGCTTTCGGTTATATCAACTACCTGTCATGTCTGGCAGCTGATCGGGTCTTGTTTAACACGCGCTTCCATATGGAAGCATTTCTGGAGGCACTTCCACTGCTGCTACGGGCCTTTCCGGACTATACACACCTGGACGCCGTGCAGGAGATTCGGGCCAAGGCTTCGGTGCTTTATCCGGGCATTGATCTGTCGGCCCATGATCAGTACGCGGGTGATCGACGGCCCCGCTACTGGGGCCCCGGTATGCCGCCCCCCATCATCCTGTGGAATCAGCGATGGGAATACGACAAGGCGCCGGAGGTCTTTCTGCGCGTGATGAATCGGCTGGATGACGCCGGTCATCGTTTCCGGCTTATTCTGGCCGGTGAGCGTTTCGAGGAGCAACCATATGAGCTGGATAAAGCCTTCGAACGCTACGCTGACCGCATTTTGCACTATGGCTATGCCGAGGATTTCGAGGAATATAGCCGATTGCTTCACCGGGCTGATGTTATTGTCTCGACCGCTCGTCACGAATTTTTTGGCGTAGCGGTGCTGGAAGCGATTTACTGCGGGTGTCATCCCCTGTTGCCCAATCGGCTGAGCTATCCGGAACTGATTCCAGAACCGCTGCACCGACCACTGCTGCATGCCCCCACGCTGTACGAGGATGAAGAAGCGCTCTATCAGTTACTGGCAGCGTTGTTGAAAGGCGAGGAACGACCGCTTCCGCCAGAGCGGCTTCGGGAGGTCCCCGCCCACCTTGATTGGAAGCAGCACGTGACGGCTTACGATCAGCTTTTTGAATCGGTAGCTGGCGTAGAGCCTGCCCGTTCAGACGCCTCCGTGGTGGTTTCGGCTTAA
- the icd gene encoding NADP-dependent isocitrate dehydrogenase, whose product MAQPIPAEAPAFEHLTPPSEGARIQKRADGALEVPDQPIIPFIEGDGTGPDIWRAAKLVFDAAVEKAYSGRRRIVWFEVFAGEKAHRQLGTWLPEDTLKAIDYYLVAIKGPLTTPVGGGIRSLNVALRQQLDLYACVRPVRYFPGVPSPVKHPELVDMVIFRENSEDVYAGIEFPAGSSEVQKLIRFLQEELGITKIRFPETSGIGIKPISRDGTRRLVRAALRYAIERGRKSVTLVHKGNIMKFTEGAFREWGYELAREEFGARPLDGGPWHVLVHNGREIVIKDVIADAFLQQILTRPAEYDVIATMNLNGDYISDALAAQVGGIGIAPGANINYETGHAVFEATHGTAPKYAGQDKVNPSSVILSGEMMLRYMGWHEAADLIIRGIERTIAQKRVTYDFHRLMEGATLLRTSEFGQAIVENMD is encoded by the coding sequence ATGGCTCAACCGATACCTGCAGAAGCGCCGGCGTTTGAACATCTGACCCCTCCGTCTGAAGGAGCACGCATTCAAAAGCGCGCTGATGGTGCGCTGGAGGTGCCAGACCAACCGATCATTCCTTTCATTGAAGGAGACGGCACCGGCCCTGACATCTGGCGGGCCGCCAAGTTAGTGTTTGATGCTGCCGTGGAAAAAGCCTATAGTGGCCGCCGTCGGATCGTCTGGTTTGAGGTCTTTGCTGGGGAGAAAGCCCACAGGCAGCTTGGCACCTGGCTCCCCGAAGATACGCTGAAAGCCATCGATTATTACCTGGTAGCCATCAAGGGACCGCTGACCACTCCTGTGGGAGGAGGTATTCGCTCCCTGAACGTAGCGCTTCGTCAGCAGCTCGACCTGTACGCCTGCGTGCGCCCCGTACGCTATTTTCCAGGCGTTCCTTCGCCGGTAAAGCATCCCGAGCTGGTCGACATGGTGATCTTCCGAGAAAACTCGGAAGACGTATACGCGGGCATTGAATTTCCGGCGGGCTCGTCCGAAGTCCAGAAGCTCATTCGCTTCCTTCAGGAGGAGCTAGGAATCACAAAGATTCGCTTTCCAGAAACCAGCGGCATTGGCATCAAGCCGATCTCCCGTGATGGGACACGTCGGCTGGTACGCGCTGCCCTGCGCTATGCCATCGAGCGCGGCCGCAAAAGTGTCACGCTCGTACACAAGGGCAACATCATGAAATTCACAGAAGGGGCCTTTCGCGAGTGGGGTTATGAACTGGCCCGTGAGGAGTTCGGCGCCCGTCCGCTCGACGGCGGTCCCTGGCACGTGTTGGTGCACAACGGGCGAGAAATTGTCATCAAAGATGTCATTGCTGATGCGTTTCTACAGCAGATCCTGACCCGTCCGGCCGAATATGACGTAATCGCCACCATGAACCTGAACGGCGACTACATCTCCGATGCGCTGGCCGCCCAGGTGGGCGGTATTGGGATCGCACCAGGTGCCAATATCAACTATGAAACCGGACATGCCGTCTTCGAGGCCACGCATGGTACGGCTCCCAAGTACGCCGGCCAGGATAAGGTCAACCCCAGTTCGGTGATTCTTTCGGGCGAAATGATGCTCCGCTATATGGGCTGGCACGAAGCAGCCGATCTGATTATCCGGGGGATCGAACGAACGATCGCCCAGAAGCGCGTTACCTACGACTTTCACCGCCTCATGGAAGGCGCCACGCTGCTCCGAACCAGCGAGTTCGGACAGGCGATTGTGGAAAATATGGACTGA
- a CDS encoding alkaline phosphatase D family protein: MRATICRWIGLLLLAASATAQVPARLAETLPVAELLRSGPMNGYATQREVVVWLQTRAPAQVQLLYREEGQPEDSARITPPYFAGPETDYTVHISIPYLEPGRRYVYDVVLNDTILTLPYQPRFQTQPLWQWRTDPPTFTVAAASCFYVNDAPYDRPGRPYGGDFQILTHLTRLKPDVMIWLGDNTYLREADFGSPPMMSYRYAHTRSHPLLQELLATTHHYAIWDDHDYGPNNADRSYTLKGIALRLFQQYWANPSYGLPGTPGVFTQFTWGDVDFFLLDDRFYRSPNDAPNDSTKTMWGEAQLQWLIDALTYSDAPFKIIANGNQILNRFTRFESVAALFPRDYERLLREIVRRRIAGVVFLSGDRHHTELMRYQPDNFYPLYEITASPLTAGPSTLTEDNPLRIEGTLLQERNVVLLTFSGPRTDRVLTITAYDAQGQERWRYTIRAQELRPPQP, translated from the coding sequence GCTTCGGCCACAGCCCAGGTACCTGCACGCCTGGCCGAGACCCTCCCTGTGGCCGAGTTGCTGCGTTCGGGTCCCATGAACGGCTATGCCACCCAGCGCGAGGTGGTGGTCTGGTTGCAAACGCGGGCGCCTGCGCAGGTACAGCTCCTTTACCGCGAAGAAGGCCAGCCCGAAGACAGTGCCCGCATCACCCCACCGTACTTTGCCGGTCCGGAAACCGACTATACGGTGCACATTTCCATCCCTTACCTGGAGCCAGGGCGTCGGTACGTCTATGATGTCGTGCTGAACGACACGATTCTGACCCTTCCTTACCAGCCGCGCTTTCAGACCCAACCGCTCTGGCAATGGCGCACCGATCCCCCAACATTCACTGTAGCAGCCGCCTCCTGTTTCTATGTAAACGATGCCCCTTACGACCGCCCCGGCCGTCCCTACGGCGGCGACTTTCAGATTCTTACGCACCTGACGCGCCTTAAACCCGATGTCATGATCTGGCTGGGCGATAATACCTACCTGCGCGAGGCGGACTTTGGCAGTCCCCCTATGATGTCTTACCGCTATGCACATACCCGCAGCCATCCCCTGCTACAGGAATTGCTGGCCACGACCCATCACTACGCCATCTGGGATGACCATGACTATGGACCCAACAATGCGGACCGAAGCTATACGCTGAAAGGGATTGCGCTCCGTCTTTTTCAACAGTACTGGGCCAATCCCTCTTATGGTCTGCCCGGCACACCGGGCGTCTTTACGCAGTTCACCTGGGGCGACGTAGACTTTTTCCTGCTGGACGATCGCTTCTATCGAAGCCCTAATGACGCCCCGAACGACTCCACCAAAACCATGTGGGGTGAAGCCCAGCTCCAGTGGCTCATCGATGCCCTCACCTACAGCGACGCGCCGTTTAAGATCATCGCCAACGGCAATCAGATCCTCAATCGGTTCACCCGCTTTGAGTCGGTAGCTGCCCTCTTCCCAAGAGACTATGAGCGCCTGCTCCGGGAGATCGTGCGCCGACGTATTGCGGGCGTGGTGTTTCTCAGCGGCGACCGCCATCACACCGAGCTGATGCGCTACCAGCCCGACAATTTTTATCCCCTTTACGAGATCACTGCCTCCCCCCTCACAGCGGGTCCTTCCACCCTGACCGAAGACAATCCCTTACGTATCGAAGGAACGCTCCTACAGGAACGCAATGTGGTCCTGCTCACCTTCTCCGGTCCCCGAACCGACCGTGTATTGACTATTACGGCCTATGATGCCCAGGGACAGGAACGCTGGCGCTATACAATCCGTGCGCAGGAGTTGCGCCCTCCTCAGCCGTAA